Proteins encoded together in one Aeromonas encheleia window:
- a CDS encoding UDP-glucose dehydrogenase family protein: MRVAVFGIGYVGLVQAAVLAEMGHRVTCVDVDAAKVERLKEGIIPIFEPGLAPMVQANHQAGRLHFTTDVAEGVGFAELIFIAVGTPPDEDGSADLQHVLAVAGTIGRLMQGSKVVVNKSTVPVGTASRVRQHIAGILRERAVDFPLEVVSNPEFLKEGAAVADCLRPDRIIIGTDSAHALSLLEELYAPFNRNRDRIIHMDLHSAELTKYAANAMLATKISFMNEMANLAEKLGADIESVRKGIGADPRIGYHFIYPGCGYGGSCFPKDVKALIHTAGEIGCDAPLLRSVERVNDRQKHKLIERLQQHFGADLTGRTFALWGLAFKPNTDDMREAPSRVLMEAIWAAGGKVQAFDPQAMTEAQHLYGLRDDLTLCGTQEAALKGADALLICTEWQQFRAPDFELVQRTLKQAVIIDGRNLYDPARLRQRGFTYYAIGRGDSLEQTR; the protein is encoded by the coding sequence ATGAGAGTCGCCGTATTCGGGATAGGTTATGTGGGGCTGGTTCAGGCCGCCGTGCTGGCCGAGATGGGTCACCGGGTGACCTGTGTGGATGTGGATGCGGCCAAGGTCGAGCGCCTCAAAGAGGGCATCATTCCCATCTTCGAGCCGGGCCTCGCCCCCATGGTGCAGGCCAACCATCAGGCCGGCCGCCTGCACTTCACCACGGATGTGGCCGAGGGGGTGGGCTTCGCCGAGCTTATCTTCATTGCGGTCGGCACCCCGCCGGATGAGGACGGCTCGGCCGATCTGCAGCACGTGCTGGCGGTGGCCGGCACCATAGGCCGCCTGATGCAGGGCAGCAAGGTGGTGGTCAACAAGAGCACAGTGCCGGTCGGCACCGCCAGCCGGGTACGCCAGCATATCGCCGGCATACTGCGCGAGCGCGCCGTCGACTTCCCGCTCGAGGTGGTCTCCAACCCGGAGTTCCTCAAGGAGGGGGCCGCGGTGGCTGACTGCCTGCGGCCGGATCGCATCATCATAGGCACCGACTCCGCCCATGCCCTCTCCCTGCTGGAGGAGCTCTACGCCCCCTTCAACCGCAATCGGGATCGCATCATCCACATGGACCTGCACAGCGCCGAGCTGACCAAGTACGCCGCCAACGCCATGCTGGCCACCAAGATCTCCTTCATGAACGAGATGGCCAATCTGGCGGAGAAGCTGGGGGCCGACATAGAGTCGGTGCGCAAGGGCATAGGCGCCGATCCGCGCATCGGCTACCACTTCATCTATCCCGGCTGCGGCTACGGCGGCTCCTGCTTCCCCAAGGACGTCAAGGCGCTGATCCACACCGCGGGCGAGATCGGCTGTGATGCGCCCCTGCTGCGCTCGGTGGAGCGGGTCAACGATCGGCAGAAACACAAGCTCATCGAGCGCCTGCAGCAGCACTTCGGCGCCGATCTGACGGGGCGCACCTTCGCCCTCTGGGGACTGGCCTTCAAGCCCAACACCGACGACATGAGGGAGGCGCCGAGCCGGGTGCTGATGGAGGCGATCTGGGCCGCCGGCGGCAAGGTACAGGCGTTCGATCCCCAGGCCATGACCGAGGCCCAGCACCTCTATGGCCTGCGCGACGATCTGACCCTGTGCGGCACTCAGGAGGCAGCGCTCAAGGGGGCGGACGCCCTGCTCATCTGCACCGAGTGGCAGCAGTTCCGCGCCCCGGACTTCGAGCTTGTTCAGCGTACCCTGAAGCAGGCCGTCATCATCGACGGCCGCAACCTCTATGATCCGGCCCGCCTGCGCCAGCGCGGCTTCACCTACTACGCCATCGGCCGTGGCGACAGCCTGGAGCAGACACGATGA
- a CDS encoding FecCD family ABC transporter permease — MMRLPLPWLLGLTCGALALLLVGSLATGPMSLSLAESLQALFAGTESGIEAHKLLIVQEIRLPRTLLCIAVGGILGLCGAVMQGLFRNPLADPGIIGVSGGAALGAALAIVLLAPLGQQLQSLLGLGLLPLLAFLGGALTTTLVYLLGTREGGTSVTVMLLAGVAITALSGAVIGLLTYLADDQMLRNLSLWQMGSLAAGKPVDVTLALATLAALLLLFMRDANPLNALLLGEGEARHLGVNVQSLKRRLILLTAAGVGVAVAVAGMIGFVGLVVPHLVRLLAGPNHVRLLPLSALLGAALLLGADMLARTLLAPAELPVGIITALLGAPFFIWLLVKSRQTL, encoded by the coding sequence ATGATGCGTCTGCCGCTGCCCTGGCTGCTCGGCCTCACCTGCGGTGCCCTGGCGCTGCTGCTGGTCGGCTCGCTCGCGACCGGGCCCATGTCCCTGTCGTTAGCCGAGAGCCTGCAGGCCCTGTTTGCCGGTACAGAGAGCGGGATAGAGGCGCACAAACTGCTGATAGTGCAAGAGATCCGCCTGCCCCGCACCCTGCTGTGCATAGCGGTGGGGGGGATTCTCGGTCTCTGTGGCGCCGTGATGCAGGGGCTGTTTCGCAACCCCCTCGCCGATCCCGGCATCATAGGGGTCTCCGGCGGTGCGGCGCTGGGCGCCGCCCTGGCCATAGTGCTGCTGGCCCCCCTAGGTCAACAACTGCAAAGCCTGCTCGGTCTCGGTCTGCTGCCCCTGCTCGCCTTCCTCGGCGGCGCCCTGACCACCACGCTTGTCTATTTGCTGGGCACCCGCGAGGGAGGCACCTCGGTCACCGTCATGCTGCTGGCGGGGGTCGCCATCACGGCCCTGTCCGGTGCTGTGATCGGGCTGCTCACCTACCTGGCCGACGATCAGATGCTGCGCAACCTCAGCCTGTGGCAGATGGGCTCCCTGGCCGCCGGCAAGCCGGTGGATGTAACGCTGGCACTGGCGACCCTGGCCGCGCTGCTGCTGCTGTTCATGCGCGACGCCAATCCCCTCAATGCCCTGCTGCTGGGCGAGGGCGAGGCACGCCACCTGGGAGTGAACGTGCAATCCCTCAAGCGGCGGCTCATCCTGCTCACCGCCGCCGGGGTCGGCGTGGCGGTGGCGGTGGCGGGCATGATCGGCTTCGTCGGCCTGGTGGTTCCCCACCTGGTGCGGCTGCTGGCCGGCCCCAACCACGTCCGGCTGCTGCCGCTCTCGGCCCTGCTCGGCGCCGCCCTGCTGCTGGGGGCCGACATGCTGGCCCGCACCCTGCTGGCCCCCGCCGAGCTGCCGGTCGGCATCATCACCGCCCTGCTCGGCGCCCCCTTCTTCATCTGGCTCTTGGTCAAGAGTCGCCAGACGCTGTAA
- a CDS encoding heme ABC transporter ATP-binding protein, whose amino-acid sequence MPGSSPTPLLDCQDVSLCQGGRPILDRLSLSLQSGTLTTLLGPNGAGKSSLLKCLTGELEYDGEIHLFGRVRQAWAGTELAHRLGVLPQSSSLSFPFLCEEVVAMGRLPHAEPGARRDEIVQAAMTHAGVEHLAGRLYPGLSGGERQRVQFARVLAQIWQAPDEPQAPRLLLLDEPTSALDLKYQHQLLTMARALAGRNTAVLVVLHDLNLAARYADRLVMLEQGRLMADGAPTEVLTPELIARLYGYPAQVLHHPDTGLPMVV is encoded by the coding sequence TTGCCCGGATCATCCCCAACGCCCCTGCTCGACTGCCAGGATGTCAGCCTGTGCCAGGGGGGGCGCCCCATCCTGGACAGGCTCAGCCTGTCGCTGCAGTCCGGTACCCTGACCACCCTGCTCGGCCCGAACGGGGCGGGCAAGAGCTCACTGCTCAAGTGCCTGACCGGCGAGCTGGAATATGACGGCGAGATCCACCTGTTTGGCCGCGTGCGGCAGGCCTGGGCCGGCACCGAGCTGGCCCACCGGCTCGGGGTGCTGCCCCAGAGCTCGTCCCTCAGCTTCCCGTTCCTGTGTGAGGAGGTGGTGGCCATGGGGCGACTGCCCCACGCCGAACCCGGCGCCCGTCGCGACGAGATAGTGCAGGCCGCCATGACCCATGCGGGGGTCGAACACCTGGCCGGTCGCCTCTATCCCGGCCTGTCGGGCGGGGAGCGCCAGCGGGTGCAGTTTGCCCGGGTGCTGGCCCAGATCTGGCAAGCGCCGGACGAGCCACAGGCCCCCCGCCTGCTGCTGCTCGACGAGCCCACCTCGGCACTCGATCTCAAGTACCAGCATCAGCTGCTCACCATGGCGCGCGCCCTCGCCGGCCGCAACACCGCCGTACTGGTGGTGCTGCACGATCTGAACCTGGCGGCCCGCTATGCCGATCGGCTGGTGATGCTGGAGCAAGGCCGGCTGATGGCGGACGGCGCCCCGACCGAGGTGCTCACCCCCGAGCTCATCGCCCGTCTCTATGGCTACCCGGCCCAGGTGCTGCACCACCCGGACACCGGCCTGCCCATGGTGGTGTGA
- a CDS encoding glycosyltransferase, protein MVDSIDVSVVVPAKDERDNLAPLIGEIDAALAGKYDYELIYVDDGSEDDSYAVLCELKARFPRLRVVRHGKAVGQSMAVLSGVRHGRGDWLVVLDGDGQNDPADIPAMLEEAKRRFAADKNQVGLIGHRVNRRDDWVKRLSSRLANGFRDLLLRDGIPDTGCGLKVVRLDWYLRLPGFNHMHRYIPALIQAQGGRMSPWPVNHRPRQAGVSKYGVWNRLWVGLVDVVGVWWLQRRSKVVEVREILE, encoded by the coding sequence ATGGTTGATTCAATCGATGTATCTGTAGTGGTGCCCGCCAAGGATGAGCGGGACAATCTGGCTCCCCTCATCGGTGAGATTGATGCCGCCCTGGCAGGGAAATACGACTACGAACTGATCTACGTGGATGATGGCAGCGAGGACGACAGCTATGCCGTCCTGTGCGAGCTGAAGGCGCGCTTCCCCCGGTTGCGGGTGGTTCGCCATGGCAAGGCCGTCGGCCAGAGCATGGCGGTGCTCAGTGGCGTGCGCCATGGCCGCGGAGACTGGCTGGTGGTGCTCGACGGGGACGGCCAGAACGATCCGGCCGACATTCCCGCCATGCTGGAGGAGGCCAAGCGCCGTTTCGCGGCAGACAAGAACCAGGTGGGGCTCATTGGCCACCGGGTCAATCGCCGTGATGATTGGGTCAAGCGGCTCTCCTCCAGGCTGGCCAACGGTTTTCGCGATCTACTGCTGCGTGACGGCATCCCGGATACCGGCTGCGGTCTCAAGGTGGTGCGACTCGACTGGTATCTGCGTCTGCCCGGCTTCAACCACATGCACCGCTACATTCCGGCCCTGATCCAGGCTCAGGGGGGCCGCATGTCACCCTGGCCGGTCAACCACAGGCCGCGCCAGGCGGGCGTCTCCAAGTATGGGGTCTGGAACCGGCTCTGGGTCGGGCTGGTGGACGTGGTCGGCGTCTGGTGGCTGCAACGCCGTTCCAAGGTGGTCGAGGTAAGGGAGATCCTCGAGTGA
- a CDS encoding NAD-dependent epimerase — protein sequence MKYLVTGAAGFIGFHVVQRLCADGHQVVGIDNLNDYYEVSLKEARLALLLPLPAFRFERCDLADRPVMAALFARERFDRVIHLGAQAGVRYSLDNPFAYADSNLNGMLTILEGCRHHGVQHLVYASSSSVYGLNEQMPFKTSDGVDHPVSLYAASKKANELMAHSYSHLYGLPTTGLRFFTVYGPWGRPDMALFKFVRAILSDEPIDIYNQGALSRDFTHIDDIVEGVIRVADRPPQGDPSWQGAADASPAPYRIFNIGNGSPVRLIDFVEAIEAALGKRAIRNLLPMQPGDVLATWADTEALFDATGYRPRVALPEGVASFVDWYKAYYGV from the coding sequence ATGAAGTACCTGGTCACCGGCGCCGCCGGCTTCATCGGCTTTCATGTGGTGCAGCGGCTATGCGCCGACGGCCATCAGGTGGTCGGCATCGACAACCTCAACGACTACTACGAGGTCAGCCTGAAGGAGGCACGGCTGGCACTGCTGCTGCCACTGCCCGCTTTTCGCTTCGAGCGGTGCGATCTCGCCGATCGCCCCGTCATGGCGGCGCTCTTTGCCCGCGAGCGGTTCGATCGGGTGATCCACCTGGGGGCCCAGGCCGGGGTGCGCTACTCCCTCGACAATCCGTTCGCCTATGCCGACAGCAATCTGAACGGCATGCTCACCATCCTCGAGGGCTGCCGTCATCACGGGGTGCAGCACCTGGTCTACGCCTCCTCCAGCTCTGTCTACGGTCTCAACGAGCAGATGCCGTTCAAGACCTCGGACGGGGTGGATCATCCCGTCTCCCTCTATGCGGCGAGCAAGAAGGCCAACGAGCTGATGGCCCACTCCTACTCCCATCTCTACGGCTTGCCCACCACTGGCCTGCGCTTCTTCACCGTCTACGGCCCCTGGGGACGGCCCGACATGGCGCTGTTCAAGTTCGTGCGCGCCATCCTGAGCGATGAGCCCATCGACATCTACAACCAGGGTGCGCTTAGCCGGGACTTCACCCACATCGACGATATTGTGGAGGGGGTGATCCGGGTCGCGGACAGGCCTCCCCAGGGCGACCCGAGCTGGCAGGGGGCGGCTGACGCCAGCCCGGCCCCCTACCGCATCTTCAACATCGGCAATGGCAGCCCGGTGCGGCTCATCGACTTCGTGGAGGCCATAGAGGCGGCGCTCGGCAAGCGGGCCATCCGCAACCTGCTGCCCATGCAGCCCGGGGACGTGCTGGCGACCTGGGCCGACACCGAGGCATTGTTCGATGCCACCGGCTACAGACCCCGCGTGGCACTGCCGGAGGGGGTCGCCAGCTTCGTCGACTGGTACAAGGCCTACTATGGGGTCTGA
- a CDS encoding lytic transglycosylase domain-containing protein has product MLLTTTAPHAESFRQAPKAMGALRQGAAMERSNPRQAIAHYCTAASLGNPEAYFRIGRLLARGPQDIRNTRHANAYLAMAMRLGNQQAARYYNERVGNAPLGTCGVGGGGGGAPWIRPSTPFDQDSYLARQSITKQRLAVLIRQAAHRHKVNPQLALAIAIAESNLNSLAVSPKRAQGVMQLIPETQQRFGVTRPFDAEQNIRGAMIYLKWLEKQFGPDWVRISAAYNAGEQAVVRYGGVPPYQETQEYVQRVLYYSGHKQPKEARPPR; this is encoded by the coding sequence ATGCTGCTGACCACGACAGCACCCCATGCCGAGTCGTTTCGCCAGGCCCCCAAGGCCATGGGCGCCTTGCGCCAGGGCGCCGCCATGGAGCGCAGCAACCCGCGGCAGGCCATCGCCCATTACTGCACCGCAGCCAGCCTCGGCAACCCGGAAGCCTACTTTCGCATCGGCCGCCTGCTGGCCCGCGGACCACAGGACATCCGCAACACCCGCCACGCCAATGCCTACCTCGCCATGGCCATGCGTCTCGGCAACCAGCAGGCCGCCCGCTATTACAACGAGCGGGTGGGTAATGCGCCGCTTGGCACCTGCGGCGTCGGGGGCGGCGGCGGGGGTGCCCCCTGGATACGCCCCTCGACCCCCTTCGATCAGGATAGCTACCTGGCCAGGCAGTCCATCACCAAACAGCGGCTGGCAGTTCTCATCCGTCAGGCGGCTCACCGCCACAAGGTCAATCCCCAGCTGGCACTGGCCATCGCCATCGCCGAATCGAATCTGAACAGCCTCGCCGTCTCACCCAAACGGGCGCAGGGCGTCATGCAACTCATCCCCGAGACCCAGCAACGCTTCGGCGTGACCCGGCCGTTCGATGCGGAACAAAACATCCGGGGCGCCATGATCTATCTGAAATGGCTGGAGAAACAGTTCGGCCCTGACTGGGTCAGGATCAGCGCCGCCTACAACGCCGGTGAACAGGCCGTGGTCCGCTACGGTGGCGTCCCCCCTTATCAGGAGACCCAGGAGTATGTGCAGCGGGTGCTCTATTACTCCGGACACAAGCAACCCAAGGAGGCTCGGCCGCCACGCTGA
- a CDS encoding ArnT family glycosyltransferase: MVNDRSLLNQSSLGWLLLIALIVLGAGLGLRDPWPADEPRFALIAKEMVESGQWLFPMRGGEIYPDKPPMFMWGIAIGYLLTGSIKVAFLLPSLLAGLLTILLVWDMGRRLWNPATGFMAGLLLLFTVQFTLQAKTAQIDALVTFFITLGVYGFVRFLLCDGGWRWYWLGWFAAGLGIITKGVGLVALLILLPAIWTHREKIRAASRADWLKALAGPLFMLLAIGLWLVPMLLAVAQSGDPILQAYRDNILLRQTVTRYANAWHHVKPFWYYLTSVIPPFWLPLSLLLPWLVLEWRKAVQVQDKRIILLLGYLVLVVLFFSLSPGKRGVYVTPGTPALALLTAPFIGTLLTRVWPGRLLGGLGWLLGIVGLGGALALAFSDKLGELGPAPWIPLLALGVALLLINALLRRAPLSAILCSLAVGWLIYSTWICVRLNDMRTPQGVMALAAQKVPAGDELLLAGFKEQHLLFSQQPLRHYSYQMPDGEQAREAAAWVAAAPGRWILGAADLMVLCFEPNKMENLGNRHRTDWLLAGADAIKPACQGLTPKLEPFSYP; encoded by the coding sequence ATGGTAAATGACCGCTCACTGCTCAATCAGAGCTCCCTCGGCTGGCTGCTGCTGATCGCCCTGATCGTGCTGGGGGCCGGCCTCGGCCTGCGGGACCCCTGGCCCGCCGACGAGCCGCGCTTCGCGCTGATCGCCAAGGAGATGGTGGAGAGCGGCCAATGGCTCTTCCCCATGCGTGGCGGCGAGATCTACCCGGACAAGCCCCCCATGTTTATGTGGGGCATCGCCATCGGCTATCTGCTGACCGGTTCCATCAAGGTGGCGTTTCTGCTGCCCTCCCTGCTGGCGGGTCTGCTGACCATACTGCTGGTGTGGGACATGGGCCGCCGCCTGTGGAACCCGGCGACGGGCTTCATGGCCGGGCTGCTGCTGCTGTTCACCGTCCAGTTCACCCTGCAGGCCAAGACGGCCCAGATCGATGCGCTGGTGACCTTCTTCATCACCCTCGGGGTCTACGGCTTCGTCCGCTTCCTGCTCTGTGACGGCGGCTGGCGCTGGTACTGGCTCGGCTGGTTTGCCGCCGGGCTCGGCATCATAACCAAGGGGGTGGGGCTGGTGGCCCTGCTAATCCTGCTCCCGGCAATCTGGACCCACAGGGAGAAGATCCGCGCCGCCTCCCGCGCCGACTGGCTGAAGGCACTAGCGGGGCCGCTGTTCATGCTGCTGGCCATCGGCCTGTGGCTGGTACCCATGCTGCTCGCCGTGGCCCAGAGCGGGGATCCCATACTGCAGGCCTACAGGGACAACATACTGCTGCGCCAGACGGTGACCCGCTACGCGAACGCCTGGCATCACGTCAAACCCTTCTGGTACTACCTCACCTCGGTGATCCCGCCGTTCTGGTTGCCGCTCTCCCTGTTGTTGCCCTGGCTGGTGCTGGAGTGGCGCAAGGCGGTGCAGGTGCAGGACAAGCGCATCATACTGCTGCTCGGCTACCTGGTGCTGGTGGTGCTGTTCTTCTCCCTGTCGCCAGGCAAGCGTGGTGTCTACGTCACGCCGGGCACTCCGGCGCTGGCGCTGCTGACCGCCCCCTTCATCGGCACTCTGCTGACGCGGGTCTGGCCGGGTCGCCTGTTGGGCGGGCTCGGCTGGCTGCTGGGAATCGTAGGGCTGGGGGGCGCGCTGGCACTGGCCTTCAGTGACAAGCTGGGCGAACTGGGGCCCGCCCCCTGGATCCCCCTGCTGGCGCTGGGGGTGGCACTGCTGCTGATCAACGCCCTGCTGCGGCGGGCGCCGCTCAGCGCCATCCTCTGCTCGCTGGCGGTGGGTTGGCTGATCTACTCCACCTGGATCTGCGTGCGGCTCAACGACATGCGCACGCCGCAAGGGGTGATGGCACTGGCGGCCCAGAAGGTGCCGGCGGGCGACGAGCTGCTGCTGGCCGGCTTCAAGGAGCAGCACCTGCTGTTCAGCCAACAGCCGCTGCGCCACTACTCCTATCAGATGCCGGATGGGGAGCAGGCCCGCGAGGCGGCGGCCTGGGTGGCGGCCGCTCCCGGACGCTGGATACTGGGGGCCGCCGATCTGATGGTGCTGTGCTTCGAGCCCAACAAGATGGAAAACCTCGGCAATCGCCATCGCACCGATTGGCTGCTGGCGGGCGCGGACGCCATCAAGCCGGCATGTCAGGGGTTGACCCCCAAGCTAGAACCGTTCAGCTATCCCTGA
- a CDS encoding lipid-A-disaccharide synthase N-terminal domain-containing protein, producing the protein MIDALLSMPLDWLDWTGLHVTGWKIIGYTGALMFGGRWLVQFVASKRAGRPVIPRMFWYMSVLGSLMTLSYFVFSPKQDSVGVLQNLFPTFTALYSLYLDIQHRGWKRDKLVNDNEIRHGK; encoded by the coding sequence ATGATCGATGCCCTGCTCTCGATGCCATTGGACTGGCTGGACTGGACCGGTCTGCATGTCACCGGCTGGAAGATCATCGGCTACACGGGGGCGCTGATGTTCGGCGGCCGCTGGCTGGTGCAGTTCGTCGCCTCCAAACGTGCCGGCCGACCCGTCATCCCCCGGATGTTCTGGTACATGAGCGTGCTCGGCAGTCTGATGACCCTGAGCTACTTCGTCTTCTCGCCCAAGCAGGACTCCGTCGGCGTGTTGCAGAATCTCTTCCCCACCTTCACCGCCCTCTACAGCCTCTATCTGGATATCCAGCACCGGGGCTGGAAGCGGGACAAGCTCGTCAACGACAATGAGATCCGCCATGGTAAATGA
- the ettA gene encoding energy-dependent translational throttle protein EttA: MAQFIYTMNRVGKVVPPKRHILKNISLSFFPGAKIGVLGLNGSGKSTLLRIMAGIDTEIEGEARPQPGIKIGYLPQEPKLDPEQTVREAVEEAVGDVKRAMARLDEVYAAYADPDADFDKLAREQGELEAIIAAQGGHNMENQLERAADALRLPAWDAKIQHLSGGERRRVALCRLLLEKPDMLLLDEPTNHLDAESVAWLERFLHDYEGTVVAITHDRYFLDNVAGWILELDRGEGIPWEGNYSSWLEQKDARLAQEASSEAARRKSIEKELEWVRQNPKGRQAKSKARMARFEELNTNDYQKRNETNELFIPPGPRLGDKVVDVANLCKSYGDRQLIDDLSFSIPKGAIVGIIGPNGAGKSTLFRMMSGQEQPDSGAITLGDTVVLASVDQFRDSMDDKKTVFQEVADGQDILRIGSYEFPSRAYIGRFNFKGADQQKRVGELSGGERGRLHLAKLLQTGGNVLLLDEPTNDLDIETLRALENALLEFPGCAMVISHDRWFLDRIATHILDYQDEGKIAFFEGNFTEYEEWKKKTYGADAVQPHRAKYKRITK, encoded by the coding sequence ATGGCTCAATTTATTTACACCATGAACAGGGTCGGCAAGGTCGTGCCGCCCAAGCGTCATATTCTCAAGAACATCTCCCTCTCCTTCTTCCCGGGCGCCAAGATTGGCGTATTGGGCCTGAATGGGTCTGGAAAATCAACACTGCTGCGCATCATGGCGGGGATCGACACCGAGATCGAGGGGGAAGCCCGTCCGCAACCCGGCATCAAGATCGGCTACCTGCCCCAGGAGCCCAAGCTGGATCCGGAGCAGACCGTCCGCGAAGCGGTCGAAGAGGCGGTCGGCGACGTCAAACGCGCCATGGCTCGCCTGGACGAGGTCTATGCGGCCTACGCCGACCCGGATGCCGACTTCGACAAGCTGGCCCGTGAACAGGGCGAGCTGGAGGCCATCATCGCCGCCCAGGGCGGTCACAACATGGAAAACCAGCTGGAGCGTGCGGCCGATGCCCTGCGCCTGCCGGCCTGGGACGCCAAGATCCAGCACCTCTCCGGTGGTGAGCGCCGCCGCGTGGCCCTGTGCCGCCTGCTGCTGGAGAAGCCGGACATGCTGCTGCTGGATGAGCCGACCAACCACCTGGATGCGGAATCCGTAGCCTGGCTGGAGCGCTTCCTGCACGACTACGAGGGCACTGTGGTGGCCATCACCCACGACCGCTACTTCCTCGACAACGTGGCGGGCTGGATCCTGGAGCTGGACCGCGGCGAGGGCATCCCCTGGGAAGGCAACTACTCCTCCTGGCTGGAGCAGAAAGATGCGCGTCTGGCGCAGGAAGCCAGCTCAGAGGCGGCTCGTCGCAAGTCCATCGAGAAAGAGCTGGAGTGGGTGCGTCAGAACCCGAAGGGTCGTCAGGCCAAATCCAAGGCCCGTATGGCTCGCTTCGAGGAGCTCAATACCAACGACTACCAGAAGCGCAACGAGACCAACGAGCTGTTCATTCCGCCAGGACCCCGCCTCGGCGACAAGGTGGTGGACGTGGCGAACCTGTGCAAGTCCTACGGTGATCGGCAGCTGATCGACGATCTCTCCTTCTCCATTCCGAAGGGAGCCATCGTCGGCATCATAGGACCGAACGGGGCCGGTAAGTCCACCCTGTTCCGCATGATGTCGGGTCAGGAGCAGCCGGACTCCGGCGCCATCACCCTGGGCGATACCGTGGTGCTGGCCTCGGTGGATCAGTTCCGCGACAGCATGGACGACAAGAAGACGGTGTTCCAAGAAGTGGCCGACGGTCAGGATATCCTGCGCATCGGCAGCTACGAGTTCCCGAGCCGCGCCTATATCGGCCGCTTCAACTTCAAGGGCGCCGATCAACAGAAGCGGGTCGGCGAGCTGTCCGGTGGCGAGCGTGGCCGTCTGCACCTGGCCAAGCTGCTGCAGACCGGCGGCAACGTGCTGCTGCTGGATGAACCGACCAACGATCTGGACATCGAGACCCTGCGCGCCCTGGAGAACGCCCTGCTGGAGTTCCCGGGCTGTGCCATGGTCATCTCCCACGATCGCTGGTTCCTCGACCGTATCGCCACCCACATCCTGGACTACCAGGACGAGGGCAAGATCGCCTTCTTCGAAGGCAACTTCACCGAATACGAAGAGTGGAAGAAGAAGACCTATGGTGCCGACGCGGTGCAACCACACCGAGCCAAGTACAAACGCATCACCAAGTAA
- a CDS encoding YitT family protein has translation MDNTPRSVHPLYEDVLALLTAAGFVSLGIFLFHQVGLLTGGTAGLALLLQQVTGLSFGLLFFGMNLPFYALAWLRMGPRFTLNTFASVAAVSFMTDHLNAVLQIGKIDPAYAALIGGTLIGMGLLIMFRHKSSLGGFNILALFIQDKCGIRAGKLQMGLDCTIVIASFFVVSPWLLGLSVVAAIICNLVLTLNHKPGRYQIA, from the coding sequence ATGGATAACACCCCCCGCTCCGTGCATCCGCTCTATGAGGATGTGCTCGCCCTGCTGACCGCGGCAGGCTTCGTCTCACTCGGCATCTTCCTGTTTCACCAGGTCGGGCTGCTCACCGGCGGCACCGCCGGCCTGGCGCTGCTGCTGCAGCAGGTCACCGGCCTCAGCTTCGGCCTGCTGTTCTTCGGCATGAACCTGCCGTTCTATGCCCTGGCCTGGCTCAGGATGGGGCCACGCTTCACCCTCAATACCTTCGCCTCGGTAGCGGCGGTCTCCTTCATGACGGATCACCTCAACGCCGTGCTGCAGATCGGCAAGATTGACCCCGCCTACGCGGCGCTGATCGGGGGTACCCTGATCGGCATGGGACTGCTCATCATGTTCCGCCACAAGTCGAGCCTGGGTGGCTTCAACATCCTGGCGCTGTTCATCCAGGACAAGTGCGGCATCCGGGCAGGCAAGCTGCAAATGGGGCTTGATTGCACCATAGTCATCGCCTCCTTCTTCGTGGTCTCCCCCTGGCTGCTGGGGCTCTCCGTGGTCGCGGCCATCATCTGTAACCTGGTGTTGACACTCAATCACAAGCCGGGCCGCTACCAGATCGCCTGA